In the genome of Raphanus sativus cultivar WK10039 chromosome 4, ASM80110v3, whole genome shotgun sequence, one region contains:
- the LOC108807948 gene encoding calcium-transporting ATPase 10, plasma membrane-type isoform X1: MSGQGQFNNSPRGEDKDVEAGTSSFTEYEEDSPFDITSTKNAPVERLRRWRQAALVLNASRRFRYTLDLKREEDKKRMLRKMRAHAQAIRAAHLFKAAASRVNGITSTPPSPGGGDFGIGQEQIVSISRDQNIGALQELGGVKGLSGLLKTNLEKGIHGDDDDISKRKSAFGSNTYPQKKGRSFWRFVWEASQDLTLIILIVAAAASLGLGIKTEGIEKGWYDGISIAFAVLLVIVVTATSDYRQSLQFQNLNEEKRNIRLEVTRGGRRVEISIYDIVVGDIIPLNIGDQVPADGVLVAGHSLAVDESSMTGESKIVQKNSTKNPFLMSGCKVADGHGTMLVTGVGVNTEWGLLMASVSEDNGGETPLQVRLNGVATFIGIVGLTVAGVVLFVLVVRYFTGHTEDAKGAPQFVGGQTKFDHVLDDLVEIITVAVTIVVVAVPEGLPLAVTLTLAYSMRKMMADKALVRRLSACETMGSATTICSDKTGTLTLNEMTVVECYTGLQKMDSPDSSSKLPPTFTSLLVEGVAHNTTGSVFRSESGEIQVSGSPTERAILNWAIKLGMNFDAVRSESSAVQFFPFNSEQKRGGVAVKSFQPDSSVHVHWKGAAEIVLGSCTHYMDENESLVDMSSDKMAELKDAINDMAARSLRCVAIAFRNFEADKIPTDEDQLSRWVLPEDDLVLLAIVGIKDPCRPGVKNSVLLCQQAGVKVRMVTGDNIQTAKAIALECGILASDSDASEPNLIEGKVFRSYSEEERDRICEEISVMGRSSPNDKLLLVQSLKRKGHVVAVTGDGTNDAPALHEADIGLSMGIQGTEVAKEKSDIIILDDNFESVVKVVRWGRSVYANIQKFIQFQLTVNVAALVINVVAAISSGDVPLTAVQLLWVNLIMDTLGALALATEPPTDHLMDRDPVGRREPLITNIMWRNLFVQAMYQVTVLLVLNFRGISILQLDHKPNAERVKNTVIFNAFVICQIFNEFNARKPDEFNIFQGVLRNHLFVGIICITIVLQVVIVEFLGTFASTTKLDWEMWLISIGIGSISWPLAVIGKCIPVPETPVSQYFRINRWRRNSSG; the protein is encoded by the exons ATGAGTGGACAAGGACAGTTCAATAACTCTCCACGAGGAGAAGATAAGGACGTGGAGGCTGGAACTAGCAGCTTCACTGAGTACGAAGAAGATAGTCCCTTCGACATTACCAGTACTAAGAATGCTCCCGTTGAGCGTCTGCGCCGTTGGAGG CAAGCGGCGCTTGTGCTTAACGCGTCTCGTCGGTTCCGTTATACTCTGGATTTGAAAAGGGAAGAAGATAAGAAACGGATGCTGAGGAAGATGAGAGCGCATGCCCAAGCTATAAGA GCTGCACATCTTTTTAAAGCAGCTGCTAGCCGTGTGAATG gAATTACAAGTACGCCTCCCTCTCCTGGTGGTGGTGATTTTGGTATTGGACAGGAGCAAATTGTATCGATATCAAGAGATCAAAATATAGGAGCTCTACAAGAACTTGGAGGG gtCAAAGGGTTATCTGGCCTGTTGAAAACAAACTTGGAGAAAGGTATACATGGGGATGATGATGACATATCGAAAAGGAAATCTGCTTTTGGATCAAACACATACCCCCAGAAGAAAGGGAGGAGTTTCTGG AGGTTTGTTTGGGAAGCTTCTCAAGATCTTACTTTGATCATACTGATTGTGGCAGCAGCTGCTTCTTTGGGATTGGGAATAAAGACCGAG GGTATCGAAAAAGGATGGTACGATGGCATCAGCATTGCTTTTGCCGTTCTTCTTGTCATTGTGGTGACAG CTACCAGTGATTATCGCCAATCTCTACAATTTCAGAACTTAAATGAAGAGAAAAGGAATATACGTCTAGAG GTTACCCGCGGTGGGAGAAGAGTTGAGATTTCAATTTATGACATTGTGGTAGGCGATATCATACCTCTCAATATTGGTGATCAG GTACCTGCTGATGGAGTTTTAGTTGCTGGCCATTCTCTTGCGGTTGATGAGTCCAGCATGACGGGGGAAAGCAAAATT GTTCAGAAAAACTCTACTAAGAATCCATTCCTAATGTCTGGTTGTAAAGTTGCAGATGGCCATGGCACAATGTTG GTTACTGGGGTAGGGGTCAACACTGAATGGGGTTTACTAATGGCTAGCGTCTCAGAAGACAATGGGGGAGAAACACCATTGCAG GTACGCTTGAATGGTGTTGCAACATTTATCGGAATTGTGGGGCTTACAGTTGCTGGCGTTGTATTATTTGTCCTTGTCGTTCG CTACTTCACTGGTCACACGGAGGATGCAAAAGGAGCCCCACAGTTTGTTGGAGGACAAACAAAATTTGATCACGTGCTAGATGATCTTGTTGAAATCATCACTGTTGCA GTTACAATCGTTGTAGTGGCAGTACCTGAAGGGCTACCTTTGGCTGTTACCTTGAC TCTTGCCTATTCCATGAGAAAGATGATGGCAGATAAAGCTTTG GTGCGCAGGCTTTCCGCCTGTGAGACCATGGGCTCTGCAACAACAATTTGCAGCGATAAGACGGGAACTTTGACCTTAAATGAG ATGACTGTTGTTGAGTGTTATACTGGGCTTCAAAAGATGGATTCTCCGGACAGTAGCTCCAAACTGCCACCTACTTTTACATCTTTACTTGTTGAGGGAGTTGCTCATAATACAACTGGCAGTGTGTTTCGTTCTGAA AGTGGTGAGATTCAGGTTTCTGGATCGCCAACAGAAAGAGCAATTCTCAATTGGGCGATAAAG TTAGGCATGAATTTCGATGCCGTTAGGTCTGAATCTTCTGCTGTACAGTTTTTCCCATTCAACTCAGAGCAGAAACGTGGAGGCGTAGCAGTGAAATCA TTTCAGCCAGATTCGAGTGTCCATGTTCACTGGAAAGGCGCTGCTGAAATTGTTTTGGGTTCCTGCACACACTATATGGATGAGAATGAGAGTCTTGTAGATATGAGTAGCGATAAG ATGGCCGAGTTAAAAGATGCTATCAATGATATGGCTGCAAGGAGTCTCCGTTGTGTTGCAATTGCCTTCAGAAATTTTGAAGCGGATAAGATTCCAACTGATGAAGATCAACTTTCTAGATGGGTATTACCTGAGGATGATCTTGTACTGTTGGCTATTGTTGGTATCAAG GATCCATGTCGCCCAGGTGTCAAAAATTCAGTTCTACTATGTCAACAAGCTGGAGTCAAG GTTCGAATGGTGACTGGTGATAACATTCAAACTGCCAAAGCCATTGCACTGGAGTGCGGTATATTAGCTTCAGACTCAGATGCTAGTGAGCCTAATTTGATCGAAGGAAAAGTATTCCGATCCTattcagaagaagaaagagatagGATTTGTGAAGAGATATCT GTAATGGGTAGATCTTCACCCAATGACAAACTTCTTCTTGTGCAATCGCTGAAGAGAAAGGGACACGTCGTGGCTGTGACTGGTGATGGAACCAATGATGCTCCTGCACTGCATGAG GCAGATATAGGTCTCTCTATGGGTATCCAAGGCACTGAAGTTGCAAAGGAAAAGTCAGACATCATTATCTTGGATGACAACTTCGAATCCGTTGTGAAG GTTGTCCGTTGGGGTCGGTCTGTCTATGCCAATATCCAAAAGTTCATTCAGTTTCAGCTTACCGTTAATGTCGCAGCTCTTGTCATTAATGTCGTGGCTGCCATATCCTCGGGTGATGTTCCTCTAACTGCAGTACAG CTCCTCTGGGTCAATCTTATAATGGATACTCTTGGGGCTCTTGCTTTAGCCACCGAACCACCAACCGATCACTTGATGGATCGAGATCCTGTTGGCAGAAG AGAACCTCTCATCACAAATATCATGTGGAGAAACTTGTTTGTACAA GCGATGTACCAAGTGACAGTCTTGTTAGTCCTCAATTTCCGTGGAATAAGTATCCTTCAACTGGATCATAAGCCCAACGCCGAGAGAGTGAAGAATACAGTCATCTTCAATGCATTTGTGATCTGCCAG ATCTTCAACGAGTTCAACGCACGAAAGCCAGATGAATTCAACATTTTCCAAGGAGTTCTTCGTAATCACCTCTTTGTTGGCATCATCTGTATCACCATTGTGCTCCAG GTAGTCATCGTCGAGTTCCTTGGAACATTTGCCTCAACGACTAAGCTTGACTGGGAGATGTGGCTCATCTCGATTGGGATTGGTTCCATcag TTGGCCATTGGCGGTGATCGGAAAATGCATACCGGTTCCAGAAACTCCGGTCAGCCAGTACTTCAGAATAAACCGGTGGAGAAGGAATTCATCAG GTTAA
- the LOC108807948 gene encoding calcium-transporting ATPase 10, plasma membrane-type isoform X2: protein MSGQGQFNNSPRGEDKDVEAGTSSFTEYEEDSPFDITSTKNAPVERLRRWRQAALVLNASRRFRYTLDLKREEDKKRMLRKMRAHAQAIRAAHLFKAAASRVNGITSTPPSPGGGDFGIGQEQIVSISRDQNIGALQELGGVKGLSGLLKTNLEKGIHGDDDDISKRKSAFGSNTYPQKKGRSFWRFVWEASQDLTLIILIVAAAASLGLGIKTEGIEKGWYDGISIAFAVLLVIVVTATSDYRQSLQFQNLNEEKRNIRLEVTRGGRRVEISIYDIVVGDIIPLNIGDQVPADGVLVAGHSLAVDESSMTGESKIVQKNSTKNPFLMSGCKVADGHGTMLVTGVGVNTEWGLLMASVSEDNGGETPLQVRLNGVATFIGIVGLTVAGVVLFVLVVRYFTGHTEDAKGAPQFVGGQTKFDHVLDDLVEIITVAVTIVVVAVPEGLPLAVTLTLAYSMRKMMADKALVRRLSACETMGSATTICSDKTGTLTLNEMTVVECYTGLQKMDSPDSSSKLPPTFTSLLVEGVAHNTTGSVFRSESGEIQVSGSPTERAILNWAIKLGMNFDAVRSESSAVQFFPFNSEQKRGGVAVKSPDSSVHVHWKGAAEIVLGSCTHYMDENESLVDMSSDKMAELKDAINDMAARSLRCVAIAFRNFEADKIPTDEDQLSRWVLPEDDLVLLAIVGIKDPCRPGVKNSVLLCQQAGVKVRMVTGDNIQTAKAIALECGILASDSDASEPNLIEGKVFRSYSEEERDRICEEISVMGRSSPNDKLLLVQSLKRKGHVVAVTGDGTNDAPALHEADIGLSMGIQGTEVAKEKSDIIILDDNFESVVKVVRWGRSVYANIQKFIQFQLTVNVAALVINVVAAISSGDVPLTAVQLLWVNLIMDTLGALALATEPPTDHLMDRDPVGRREPLITNIMWRNLFVQAMYQVTVLLVLNFRGISILQLDHKPNAERVKNTVIFNAFVICQIFNEFNARKPDEFNIFQGVLRNHLFVGIICITIVLQVVIVEFLGTFASTTKLDWEMWLISIGIGSISWPLAVIGKCIPVPETPVSQYFRINRWRRNSSG, encoded by the exons ATGAGTGGACAAGGACAGTTCAATAACTCTCCACGAGGAGAAGATAAGGACGTGGAGGCTGGAACTAGCAGCTTCACTGAGTACGAAGAAGATAGTCCCTTCGACATTACCAGTACTAAGAATGCTCCCGTTGAGCGTCTGCGCCGTTGGAGG CAAGCGGCGCTTGTGCTTAACGCGTCTCGTCGGTTCCGTTATACTCTGGATTTGAAAAGGGAAGAAGATAAGAAACGGATGCTGAGGAAGATGAGAGCGCATGCCCAAGCTATAAGA GCTGCACATCTTTTTAAAGCAGCTGCTAGCCGTGTGAATG gAATTACAAGTACGCCTCCCTCTCCTGGTGGTGGTGATTTTGGTATTGGACAGGAGCAAATTGTATCGATATCAAGAGATCAAAATATAGGAGCTCTACAAGAACTTGGAGGG gtCAAAGGGTTATCTGGCCTGTTGAAAACAAACTTGGAGAAAGGTATACATGGGGATGATGATGACATATCGAAAAGGAAATCTGCTTTTGGATCAAACACATACCCCCAGAAGAAAGGGAGGAGTTTCTGG AGGTTTGTTTGGGAAGCTTCTCAAGATCTTACTTTGATCATACTGATTGTGGCAGCAGCTGCTTCTTTGGGATTGGGAATAAAGACCGAG GGTATCGAAAAAGGATGGTACGATGGCATCAGCATTGCTTTTGCCGTTCTTCTTGTCATTGTGGTGACAG CTACCAGTGATTATCGCCAATCTCTACAATTTCAGAACTTAAATGAAGAGAAAAGGAATATACGTCTAGAG GTTACCCGCGGTGGGAGAAGAGTTGAGATTTCAATTTATGACATTGTGGTAGGCGATATCATACCTCTCAATATTGGTGATCAG GTACCTGCTGATGGAGTTTTAGTTGCTGGCCATTCTCTTGCGGTTGATGAGTCCAGCATGACGGGGGAAAGCAAAATT GTTCAGAAAAACTCTACTAAGAATCCATTCCTAATGTCTGGTTGTAAAGTTGCAGATGGCCATGGCACAATGTTG GTTACTGGGGTAGGGGTCAACACTGAATGGGGTTTACTAATGGCTAGCGTCTCAGAAGACAATGGGGGAGAAACACCATTGCAG GTACGCTTGAATGGTGTTGCAACATTTATCGGAATTGTGGGGCTTACAGTTGCTGGCGTTGTATTATTTGTCCTTGTCGTTCG CTACTTCACTGGTCACACGGAGGATGCAAAAGGAGCCCCACAGTTTGTTGGAGGACAAACAAAATTTGATCACGTGCTAGATGATCTTGTTGAAATCATCACTGTTGCA GTTACAATCGTTGTAGTGGCAGTACCTGAAGGGCTACCTTTGGCTGTTACCTTGAC TCTTGCCTATTCCATGAGAAAGATGATGGCAGATAAAGCTTTG GTGCGCAGGCTTTCCGCCTGTGAGACCATGGGCTCTGCAACAACAATTTGCAGCGATAAGACGGGAACTTTGACCTTAAATGAG ATGACTGTTGTTGAGTGTTATACTGGGCTTCAAAAGATGGATTCTCCGGACAGTAGCTCCAAACTGCCACCTACTTTTACATCTTTACTTGTTGAGGGAGTTGCTCATAATACAACTGGCAGTGTGTTTCGTTCTGAA AGTGGTGAGATTCAGGTTTCTGGATCGCCAACAGAAAGAGCAATTCTCAATTGGGCGATAAAG TTAGGCATGAATTTCGATGCCGTTAGGTCTGAATCTTCTGCTGTACAGTTTTTCCCATTCAACTCAGAGCAGAAACGTGGAGGCGTAGCAGTGAAATCA CCAGATTCGAGTGTCCATGTTCACTGGAAAGGCGCTGCTGAAATTGTTTTGGGTTCCTGCACACACTATATGGATGAGAATGAGAGTCTTGTAGATATGAGTAGCGATAAG ATGGCCGAGTTAAAAGATGCTATCAATGATATGGCTGCAAGGAGTCTCCGTTGTGTTGCAATTGCCTTCAGAAATTTTGAAGCGGATAAGATTCCAACTGATGAAGATCAACTTTCTAGATGGGTATTACCTGAGGATGATCTTGTACTGTTGGCTATTGTTGGTATCAAG GATCCATGTCGCCCAGGTGTCAAAAATTCAGTTCTACTATGTCAACAAGCTGGAGTCAAG GTTCGAATGGTGACTGGTGATAACATTCAAACTGCCAAAGCCATTGCACTGGAGTGCGGTATATTAGCTTCAGACTCAGATGCTAGTGAGCCTAATTTGATCGAAGGAAAAGTATTCCGATCCTattcagaagaagaaagagatagGATTTGTGAAGAGATATCT GTAATGGGTAGATCTTCACCCAATGACAAACTTCTTCTTGTGCAATCGCTGAAGAGAAAGGGACACGTCGTGGCTGTGACTGGTGATGGAACCAATGATGCTCCTGCACTGCATGAG GCAGATATAGGTCTCTCTATGGGTATCCAAGGCACTGAAGTTGCAAAGGAAAAGTCAGACATCATTATCTTGGATGACAACTTCGAATCCGTTGTGAAG GTTGTCCGTTGGGGTCGGTCTGTCTATGCCAATATCCAAAAGTTCATTCAGTTTCAGCTTACCGTTAATGTCGCAGCTCTTGTCATTAATGTCGTGGCTGCCATATCCTCGGGTGATGTTCCTCTAACTGCAGTACAG CTCCTCTGGGTCAATCTTATAATGGATACTCTTGGGGCTCTTGCTTTAGCCACCGAACCACCAACCGATCACTTGATGGATCGAGATCCTGTTGGCAGAAG AGAACCTCTCATCACAAATATCATGTGGAGAAACTTGTTTGTACAA GCGATGTACCAAGTGACAGTCTTGTTAGTCCTCAATTTCCGTGGAATAAGTATCCTTCAACTGGATCATAAGCCCAACGCCGAGAGAGTGAAGAATACAGTCATCTTCAATGCATTTGTGATCTGCCAG ATCTTCAACGAGTTCAACGCACGAAAGCCAGATGAATTCAACATTTTCCAAGGAGTTCTTCGTAATCACCTCTTTGTTGGCATCATCTGTATCACCATTGTGCTCCAG GTAGTCATCGTCGAGTTCCTTGGAACATTTGCCTCAACGACTAAGCTTGACTGGGAGATGTGGCTCATCTCGATTGGGATTGGTTCCATcag TTGGCCATTGGCGGTGATCGGAAAATGCATACCGGTTCCAGAAACTCCGGTCAGCCAGTACTTCAGAATAAACCGGTGGAGAAGGAATTCATCAG GTTAA
- the LOC108807962 gene encoding choline monooxygenase, chloroplastic isoform X2, producing the protein MKQSMAVMTMMATITPEFLSSTLISTTTNGYLKTRFDFGFSVSQFDRQRRRKCLLHPTLFCTTSSSSGRVSGAASSIISNLVEEFDPEIPVERASTPPSSWYTDHQFHRYELDRVFYGGGWQAVGYSDQIKDNRHFFTGRLGEVEFVVCRDDDGKIHAFHNEMGLKPLTVAIWGPFVLLKVAQDESNKEEDVESDGSVVEASEWLGSSVGRLSESGVDDAFTLSFICRREYTIDCNWKVFCDNYLDGGYHVPYAHKGLMSGLDLDSYSTTLFERVSIQACGGGGGGGGGSKAEDGFDRLGSQALYAFVYPNFMINRYGPWMDTNLVIPLGPRKCKVVFDYFLDPSLKDDEAFIKRSLEESERVQMEDVVLCENVQRGLESPAYDKGRYALVEKAMHHFHCLLHQNLKL; encoded by the exons ATGAAACAGAGCATGGCGGTGATGACGATGATGGCCACGATAACGCCAGAGTTTCTATCATCAACTCTGATATCCACGACCACCAATGGATACCTCAAAACCCGTTTTGATTTCGGTTTCTCAGTCTCTCAATTTGACCGTCAGAGAAGACGAAAATGTCTCCTCCACCCGACTCTGTTCTGTACAACCTCTTCGAGCAGCGGCAGAGTCTCCGGTGCTGCTTCAAGTATCATCAGTAACCTGGTGGAGGAGTTTGATCCGGAGATTCCGGTAGAGAGAGCGTCGACTCCTCCGAGCTCGTGGTACACTGATCATCAGTTCCACCGTTATGAGCTCGATCGAGTCTTCTATGGTGGAGGATGGCAAGCCGTAG GATACTCTGATCAGATTAAGGATAATCGCCACTTTTTCACCGGGAG GCTTGGGGAGGTGGAGTTTGTGGTGTGCAGAGATGATGATGGAAAGATTCATGCTTTCCATAAC GAAATGGGACTCAAGCCTCTTACGGTAGCTATATGGGGACCTTTTGTTCTCCTCAAGGTGGCTCAAGATGAATCGAACAAGGAAGAAGATGTTGAGAGTGATGGATCAGTGGTGGAGGCATCTGAATGGCTAGGTTCTTCTGTAGGGAGGTTGAGCGAAAGTGGAGTTGATGATGCTTTCACGCTTAGTTTCATTTGTAGACGTGAGTACACTATTGATTGTAACTGGAAG GTGTTCTGTGATAACTACTTAGATGGTGGCTATCATGTACCTTACGCACATAAAGGTTTAATGTCAGGCCTAGACCTCGATTCCTATTCTACAACG TTATTCGAAAGGGTTAGTATCCAAGcatgtggtggtggtggtggtggtggtggtggatccAAGGCTGAAGATGGCTTCGATAGGCTTGGTTCTCAAGCTCTGTACGCATTCGTCTACCCTAATTTCATGATTAATAG GTATGGACCATGGATGGACACGAATCTAGTGATACCTTTAGGACCAAGGAAATGCAAAGTTGTCTTCGACTATTTTCTTGATCCTTCTTTAAAG GATGATGAAGCTTTCATCAAGAGAAGTCTTGAAGAGAGCGAGAGAGTTCAG ATGGAAGATGTTGTGTTGTGTGAGAATGTTCAAAGGGGTCTTGAGTCTCCAGCTTATGACAAAGGAAGATATGCTCTTGTGGAGAAAGCAATGCACCATTTCCACTGTCTGCTACATCAGAATCTCAAACTCTGA
- the LOC108807962 gene encoding choline monooxygenase, chloroplastic isoform X1 gives MKQSMAVMTMMATITPEFLSSTLISTTTNGYLKTRFDFGFSVSQFDRQRRRKCLLHPTLFCTTSSSSGRVSGAASSIISNLVEEFDPEIPVERASTPPSSWYTDHQFHRYELDRVFYGGGWQAVGYSDQIKDNRHFFTGRLGEVEFVVCRDDDGKIHAFHNVCSHHASILASGCGKKSCFVCPYHGWTYALNGSLVKATRMTGIHNFPLNEMGLKPLTVAIWGPFVLLKVAQDESNKEEDVESDGSVVEASEWLGSSVGRLSESGVDDAFTLSFICRREYTIDCNWKVFCDNYLDGGYHVPYAHKGLMSGLDLDSYSTTLFERVSIQACGGGGGGGGGSKAEDGFDRLGSQALYAFVYPNFMINRYGPWMDTNLVIPLGPRKCKVVFDYFLDPSLKDDEAFIKRSLEESERVQMEDVVLCENVQRGLESPAYDKGRYALVEKAMHHFHCLLHQNLKL, from the exons ATGAAACAGAGCATGGCGGTGATGACGATGATGGCCACGATAACGCCAGAGTTTCTATCATCAACTCTGATATCCACGACCACCAATGGATACCTCAAAACCCGTTTTGATTTCGGTTTCTCAGTCTCTCAATTTGACCGTCAGAGAAGACGAAAATGTCTCCTCCACCCGACTCTGTTCTGTACAACCTCTTCGAGCAGCGGCAGAGTCTCCGGTGCTGCTTCAAGTATCATCAGTAACCTGGTGGAGGAGTTTGATCCGGAGATTCCGGTAGAGAGAGCGTCGACTCCTCCGAGCTCGTGGTACACTGATCATCAGTTCCACCGTTATGAGCTCGATCGAGTCTTCTATGGTGGAGGATGGCAAGCCGTAG GATACTCTGATCAGATTAAGGATAATCGCCACTTTTTCACCGGGAG GCTTGGGGAGGTGGAGTTTGTGGTGTGCAGAGATGATGATGGAAAGATTCATGCTTTCCATAACGTATGCTCTCACCATGCCTCTATCTTGGCTTCTGGATGTGGGAAAAAATCTTGCTTTGTTTGCCCTTATCAC GGATGGACTTATGCCTTGAATGGATCGCTTGTCAAAGCTACTAGAATGACTGGGATACATAACTTTCCTTTGAAT GAAATGGGACTCAAGCCTCTTACGGTAGCTATATGGGGACCTTTTGTTCTCCTCAAGGTGGCTCAAGATGAATCGAACAAGGAAGAAGATGTTGAGAGTGATGGATCAGTGGTGGAGGCATCTGAATGGCTAGGTTCTTCTGTAGGGAGGTTGAGCGAAAGTGGAGTTGATGATGCTTTCACGCTTAGTTTCATTTGTAGACGTGAGTACACTATTGATTGTAACTGGAAG GTGTTCTGTGATAACTACTTAGATGGTGGCTATCATGTACCTTACGCACATAAAGGTTTAATGTCAGGCCTAGACCTCGATTCCTATTCTACAACG TTATTCGAAAGGGTTAGTATCCAAGcatgtggtggtggtggtggtggtggtggtggatccAAGGCTGAAGATGGCTTCGATAGGCTTGGTTCTCAAGCTCTGTACGCATTCGTCTACCCTAATTTCATGATTAATAG GTATGGACCATGGATGGACACGAATCTAGTGATACCTTTAGGACCAAGGAAATGCAAAGTTGTCTTCGACTATTTTCTTGATCCTTCTTTAAAG GATGATGAAGCTTTCATCAAGAGAAGTCTTGAAGAGAGCGAGAGAGTTCAG ATGGAAGATGTTGTGTTGTGTGAGAATGTTCAAAGGGGTCTTGAGTCTCCAGCTTATGACAAAGGAAGATATGCTCTTGTGGAGAAAGCAATGCACCATTTCCACTGTCTGCTACATCAGAATCTCAAACTCTGA
- the LOC108840266 gene encoding plant intracellular Ras-group-related LRR protein 7, which yields MICEEAYQYQQLHDHMMMMDLSPSPLSSTISPSSSPMSPSNNTDSNEEERLEDVNLSGMSLQSLPNPSLNLGIICKLDLSNNHIEKIPESLTARLLNLVALDIHSNQIKALPNSIGCLSKLKILNVSGNFLVYLPKTIQNCRSLEELNANFNELVRLPDSIGLELTNLRKLCVNSNKLISLPTSITYLTSLRVLDARLNCLMILPDDLENLINLEILNVSQNFQYLTALPSSIGLLMNLLELDISYNKITVLPESIGCMRRLRKLSAEGNPIVSPPIEVVEQSLQAVREYLSQKMNGRLVNTSPKKKSWGFRKLVKYGTFNGRSRAWTREEREGLIMPEYRPIDILASNRFPGISPRSIFSPRTYFSR from the exons ATGATATGCGAAGAGGCATATCAGTATCAACAACTCCATGATCACATGATGATGATGGACTTGAGCCCGTCACCACTATCATCAACCATATCACCATCGTCATCACCAATGTCACCATCAAACAATACTGACAGCAATGAGGAAGAGAGACTAGAGGATGTGAATTTGAGTGGCATGTCACTTCAATCGCTTCCAAATCCTTCCCTCAATTTGGGAATCATTTGCAAGCTTGATCTCTCCAACAATCATATCGAG AAAATACCAGAATCTCTAACAGCGAGATTACTGAACTTGGTAGCGTTAGATATTCACTCAAACCAGATCAAAGCTCTTCCAAACTCCATTGGCTGTCTCTCTAAGCTCAAGATCCTTAATGTCTCTGGCAACTTTCTCGTTTACCTCCCCAAAACTATTCAAAATTGCAG GTCACTAGAAGAACTAAACGCAAACTTCAACGAGCTGGTTAGATTACCAGACTCCATCGGGTTAGAACTAACCAACCTGAGGAAGCTATGCGTCAACTCCAACAAGCTCATCAGCCTACCAACCTCCATCACCTACCTCACTTCCCTCCGTGTCCTAGACGCTCGTCTCAACTGCCTCATGATCCTCCCTGACGACCTCGAGAACCTCATCAACCTCGAGATCCTCAACGTCAGTCAGAACTTCCAGTACCTCACCGCACTCCCATCTTCCATCGGTCTCCTCATGAACCTCCTCGAGCTAGACATCAGCTACAACAAGATCACGGTCTTGCCTGAGTCCATCGGATGCATGAGGCGGCTGAGGAAGCTGAGCGCGGAGGGAAACCCGATCGTGTCACCACCTATAGAGGTCGTGGAGCAGAGCTTGCAGGCGGTGAGAGAGTATCTGAGCCAGAAGATGAACGGTAGACTTGTGAACACATCGCCGAAGAAGAAGTCGTGGGGTTTCCGTAAACTGGTTAAGTATGGAACATTCAATGGGAGATCAAGGGCTTGGACtagggaagagagagaaggTCTCATCATGCCTGAGTACCGTCCCATTGATATCTTAGCTTCCAACAGGTTCCCTGGTATCTCACCTCGGTCTATCTTCTCTCCAAGAACATATTTCAGCAGATAA
- the LOC108845960 gene encoding uncharacterized protein LOC108845960: protein KFLSSQNGRTFAFNFHEIRSRIIYHPSIQTDQTLHSVLRVEKIQREDRIPQSTASAMSETSVESSIDPLFHLLRTVPFSFLRPPRLRLKLPTFTLPSPMTVFSLILLTYFLVISGFIYDVIVEPPGIGSTQDPVTGAIRPVVFMSGRVNGQYIIEGLSSGFMFVMGGVGIVMLDLALDKNRAKSVKASYATAGVSSIVIGYVMSMLFIRIKIPGYLH, encoded by the coding sequence AAGTTTCTCTCCTCCCAAAACGGCAGAACGTTCGCGTTTAACTTTCACGAAATCCGATCAAGGATAATATATCATCCGAGTATCCAAACAGATCAGACTCTCCACTCAGTGCTTAGAGTAGAAAAGATCCAACGTGAGGATCGGATTCCACAATCCACCGCATCCGCCATGTCAGAAACCTCCGTCGAATCCTCAATCGACCCTCTCTTCCACCTCCTCCGCACCGTCCCATTCTCCTTCCTCCGACCGCCTCGTCTCCGCCTCAAGCTCCCAACCTTCACACTCCCATCTCCGATGACCGTCTTCTCCCTCATCCTCCTCACCTACTTCCTCGTCATCTCCGGGTTCATCTACGACGTCATCGTCGAGCCTCCGGGCATCGGATCGACCCAGGATCCGGTCACGGGTGCGATTCGCCCCGTCGTGTTCATGTCGGGTCGGGTCAACGGGCAGTACATAATCGAGGGGCTCTCGTCGGGGTTCATGTTCGTGATGGGCGGGGTCGGGATCGTGATGCTGGATCTGGCGCTTGATAAGAATCGAGCTAAGAGTGTGAAGGCGTCTTATGCCACGGCGGGTGTTTCGTCGATTGTGATTGGTTATGTTATGAGTATGTTGTTTATTAGGATTAAGATCCCTGGTTATCTCCATTAG